A window of Pedobacter lusitanus contains these coding sequences:
- a CDS encoding S8 family serine peptidase, protein MNIAIIDSGLDIHNQTFKNKVINGVHISLNRDSSFEIDSNYAEYTNGHGTAIAELISEIDPEANLFIVKISSFDKKLTEGLIVMAFEYCNAHYHIDIYNVSLGILTKNPGNKLYSICREIVNKGAIIISSAHYHPNIPCYPAFFPFVFSVATGVSKADLNEFLYLGEGNINVIGHGVKQQVTWCENCIEEVAGSSYATARFSGTLSRLLRDNPGFTAGRLPGLLSRFSSENVKQLYFIDRENIEVQLNETYVKEEDTKEVQILFYPFSDKKFNRYFSSLTYSSEYIRILFDEQDALKHKKIAGVHLTDLTNTELEKFKVIIGDVYNSKIDLDLECFMSLTERLISSNVNIYCLNERVYNYIHSIISKDDVSYKGKLVNLHSHFSRKDKNIVDKAEPPKEKPIVAVSGIDAMENLILTSRLRSALSEVYQLKSSIIVTCNYGLLEGGNVCIPYQRSDAGRIDFKQMASIVDNCISNDKCEVIFTYDQGLPNSNYLNNYIYNNKTLALTLEYFTSVIPDLFVFSINGTYRYDETINYITRVTNFFSLKASEYIIVYSNIDRISLLNELDNKINNKGETRRLFCLKKQAKSACKSIIEKFIK, encoded by the coding sequence ATGAACATTGCTATAATTGATTCTGGTCTGGACATTCACAATCAGACTTTCAAAAACAAAGTAATCAATGGGGTGCATATTTCCTTGAATAGAGACTCATCATTTGAAATAGATAGTAATTATGCAGAGTACACGAATGGACACGGTACTGCAATTGCGGAACTGATCAGTGAAATAGACCCGGAGGCAAATTTATTCATAGTTAAAATATCCTCATTTGATAAGAAACTAACTGAAGGATTGATTGTTATGGCCTTTGAATATTGTAATGCACATTACCATATAGATATCTATAATGTTAGTCTGGGGATTCTGACAAAAAATCCGGGCAATAAACTATACTCTATTTGCAGGGAAATTGTCAATAAAGGGGCAATTATTATTTCATCTGCCCATTATCATCCAAATATACCATGTTATCCGGCTTTCTTCCCGTTTGTGTTTTCTGTTGCCACTGGAGTTTCGAAAGCGGACTTAAATGAATTTTTGTATTTAGGTGAAGGTAATATAAATGTTATTGGTCATGGAGTTAAACAGCAGGTCACCTGGTGTGAGAACTGCATAGAAGAGGTCGCTGGATCTAGTTATGCAACAGCGAGATTTTCAGGGACATTATCAAGATTACTTAGAGATAATCCTGGGTTTACAGCAGGAAGATTACCTGGGTTATTAAGTAGGTTTTCTTCGGAAAATGTCAAACAGCTCTATTTTATTGATCGTGAAAATATTGAAGTTCAGTTAAATGAGACCTATGTTAAAGAGGAGGATACAAAAGAAGTTCAAATATTATTTTACCCTTTTTCTGACAAAAAATTCAACAGATATTTCAGCTCTCTGACATATTCTTCTGAATATATCAGGATATTGTTTGATGAACAGGACGCCTTAAAACATAAGAAAATTGCAGGTGTCCATTTAACAGATCTGACAAATACGGAATTGGAAAAATTCAAAGTAATTATTGGAGATGTATATAATTCTAAGATAGACCTGGATTTGGAGTGCTTTATGAGCCTTACAGAACGGTTAATTTCAAGTAATGTCAATATATACTGTCTGAATGAGAGGGTTTACAATTATATCCATAGCATAATATCAAAAGACGATGTGAGTTATAAAGGGAAATTAGTTAATCTGCATAGCCATTTTTCCAGAAAAGATAAAAATATAGTTGATAAAGCTGAACCACCTAAGGAGAAACCCATAGTTGCTGTTTCCGGAATTGATGCTATGGAAAATCTTATTTTAACCTCCAGGTTAAGATCGGCCTTAAGTGAGGTTTATCAGCTTAAATCATCTATTATAGTTACCTGTAATTATGGATTATTGGAGGGGGGAAATGTTTGCATTCCGTATCAGAGAAGTGATGCGGGAAGAATTGATTTCAAACAGATGGCATCAATAGTTGACAATTGTATTTCAAATGACAAGTGTGAAGTCATATTCACCTATGATCAGGGACTTCCGAATTCAAACTATCTGAATAACTATATCTATAATAATAAAACTTTAGCATTAACACTAGAGTACTTTACCAGTGTAATTCCTGATTTATTTGTTTTTAGTATCAATGGAACGTATCGTTATGATGAAACAATTAACTATATCACCAGAGTAACTAATTTTTTCAGTCTGAAGGCTTCAGAATATATAATAGTTTATAGTAACATCGACAGGATATCACTCTTAAATGAGCTTGATAATAAAATAAATAATAAAGGAGAAACACGAAGACTTTTTTGTCTGAAAAAACAGGCAAAAAGTGCGTGTAAGTCAATAATAGAAAAATTCATTAAATAA
- a CDS encoding radical SAM/SPASM domain-containing protein, with amino-acid sequence MKYFKMSFYNVLTPVEEYKEYLLYNTLSGGIVLLNELQGKLIDSLQYKEKFDLEETGNKKLLKYLLDQGFVVDFNFNEIQKLYTSYKKGRDEDVEEANIYLTIATTITCNMGCPYCYEVVKPNISLNKDETVRGVISYLEDMIVKNSTKTWKKILVTWYGGEPLLNQGAIEKLTPPLLELAQKYSMDYDANIITNGILLNQAKWDFLKLYKVSNAQITIDGSKETHEKHRPLKGKSGKKNYFQILENLALMPDGITTNIRMNVDRAVSDSYEEFLTDLSVFGIWPQRSNSFSIDPAWLRTYEEAEENDLSDRFNAEEYFESMQTFRRLKLSIYNNYAAENGLKKAKLAWILPELQEECATWVSPYGIVIDPEGFIHKCWETVHEDHRRINHVKDGYRVEDFKEYMAFDRYKVNDECYSCKYLPVCDQLTCAFQALKHADNPPCTFWKTKTESSLKEQYLYMKENPDLISFPKNDITNNTGHSNK; translated from the coding sequence ATGAAATATTTTAAAATGAGCTTTTATAATGTACTTACTCCGGTGGAGGAATACAAAGAATATCTTCTTTATAATACCCTATCTGGTGGTATTGTTCTATTAAATGAATTACAAGGCAAGCTCATTGACAGCTTACAGTATAAAGAAAAGTTTGATTTGGAAGAAACGGGGAATAAAAAGCTGTTGAAATATCTTTTAGATCAGGGTTTTGTCGTTGATTTTAATTTCAATGAGATTCAAAAACTATATACAAGTTATAAAAAGGGTAGAGATGAAGATGTAGAGGAGGCAAATATATATTTAACTATTGCTACTACAATCACCTGCAATATGGGATGCCCATACTGTTATGAAGTAGTTAAGCCAAATATCTCTTTAAATAAGGATGAAACTGTAAGAGGTGTAATTAGCTATCTGGAGGATATGATTGTTAAGAATTCAACTAAAACATGGAAGAAAATTCTTGTAACCTGGTATGGTGGTGAACCTCTCCTTAATCAGGGAGCGATTGAAAAACTTACTCCTCCACTCCTTGAACTGGCCCAGAAATATAGTATGGATTATGATGCAAATATTATAACTAATGGAATCCTTCTTAATCAGGCTAAATGGGACTTCTTAAAGCTTTATAAGGTGTCAAATGCACAAATTACTATAGATGGTTCAAAAGAAACCCACGAAAAGCATAGACCACTGAAAGGCAAATCGGGTAAGAAGAATTATTTTCAGATTCTCGAAAACCTTGCTTTGATGCCAGATGGAATTACAACCAATATAAGAATGAATGTAGATAGGGCAGTTTCTGATAGCTACGAAGAATTTCTAACTGATTTATCAGTTTTCGGTATATGGCCACAGCGAAGCAATAGCTTTTCGATTGATCCCGCCTGGTTAAGAACTTATGAAGAAGCTGAAGAAAACGATCTTTCTGATAGGTTTAATGCAGAAGAATATTTTGAATCTATGCAGACCTTTAGAAGATTAAAGTTATCCATATATAATAATTACGCTGCCGAAAATGGCTTGAAAAAAGCAAAATTAGCATGGATACTGCCTGAATTACAGGAGGAATGTGCTACTTGGGTTTCTCCATATGGTATAGTAATCGACCCTGAAGGTTTTATTCATAAATGCTGGGAAACTGTCCATGAAGACCATAGAAGAATTAATCATGTAAAAGATGGTTACAGAGTAGAAGATTTTAAAGAATATATGGCCTTTGATCGGTATAAAGTTAACGATGAGTGCTATAGCTGTAAGTATCTTCCTGTATGTGATCAGCTGACTTGCGCATTTCAGGCGCTGAAACATGCCGATAATCCTCCATGTACTTTTTGGAAAACAAAAACAGAATCAAGTCTAAAAGAACAGTATTTATATATGAAGGAAAACCCTGATTTAATAAGTTTTCCCAAGAATGATATTACGAATAATACAGGTCACTCTAATAAGTAA
- a CDS encoding helix-turn-helix transcriptional regulator: MYQTANFDTTEPTILVYNHLPYQSEYDIPGFKVIVKKNQYELNSILNSVLVSCVIIHFNDIIRKDLLLIKQKFADIPFLALIDSEIMEAAWFCGSIGINKVLNSQEVSGIDLSIEVEKLIKCNNVSISIKDLDMNLSGLHSSVREALAFIEKNYVNLKTVSEISSYLGITDSTLIREFQKSEISSPKQILIFFKILHSIKLMKLTRLKIKEIAHLSGFTCVKRFNESFQRIYSCSPTQYDSN; the protein is encoded by the coding sequence ATGTACCAAACAGCAAATTTTGATACCACTGAACCAACAATATTAGTTTATAATCATTTACCATATCAAAGTGAATACGATATACCTGGTTTTAAAGTTATTGTGAAAAAAAATCAGTATGAACTAAACAGTATATTAAATAGTGTATTAGTATCATGCGTTATTATCCATTTTAATGATATCATTAGAAAAGATTTGTTATTGATTAAGCAGAAGTTTGCTGATATCCCTTTTCTGGCCCTGATCGATTCTGAAATAATGGAAGCTGCCTGGTTTTGTGGAAGTATAGGAATAAATAAAGTTTTGAATTCGCAGGAGGTCTCTGGAATTGACCTCTCCATAGAGGTTGAAAAATTGATAAAATGTAACAACGTTAGTATTTCTATCAAGGATCTGGATATGAACTTATCAGGTTTGCATTCCAGTGTTAGGGAAGCGCTGGCTTTTATTGAGAAGAACTACGTAAATCTGAAGACAGTGAGTGAGATTTCTTCTTATCTCGGTATTACAGACTCAACGTTGATCAGGGAATTTCAAAAGAGCGAAATCTCTTCCCCAAAACAGATACTCATATTTTTCAAAATCCTGCATTCAATTAAGCTTATGAAATTAACAAGACTAAAGATTAAAGAAATTGCACATTTATCGGGATTTACCTGTGTTAAACGGTTTAACGAATCATTTCAGCGAATTTATTCTTGTTCTCCAACACAGTATGACTCTAATTAA
- a CDS encoding UPF0489 family protein: MKIKTFIIEEHNEAYFIWNYAIRNSVIPGKNNLLLHVDEHSDMVAPRFNVSIDTLPDNLDEIRKFTYTELGIASFIVPAFYKNIFSDIFWVKQNHAKNRVTPLRMYVRSYNDDGKMLIMGKLADLDNYDTIKHKDIQQSHVEFNYHFNNESEIPQDQNFVLDIDLDYFSCAGNPNENKEIYIEITRDEFEEFNENPYHRLKFLIPRVSTLFNDGQYYYVFNQYDELYPSQLLKDEDVIRDRINSFCESLKVKNVRPLMIDICRSKHSGYTHADQCQLIEDLLLEGLHKLFEMEIIHINELELTKVDYI, encoded by the coding sequence ATGAAGATAAAGACTTTTATAATAGAGGAACATAATGAAGCGTATTTTATATGGAATTATGCTATACGTAATAGTGTTATACCTGGAAAAAACAATTTGTTACTGCATGTTGATGAACATTCAGATATGGTAGCTCCAAGATTTAATGTTTCGATAGATACTCTGCCAGACAATCTTGATGAGATACGGAAATTTACCTATACCGAATTGGGAATTGCATCCTTCATAGTTCCGGCATTTTATAAGAATATATTCTCCGATATTTTCTGGGTAAAGCAGAATCATGCCAAAAACAGAGTCACTCCTCTACGCATGTATGTGAGATCTTACAATGATGATGGCAAAATGCTTATCATGGGTAAATTGGCCGATCTTGATAATTATGATACTATTAAACATAAAGACATCCAACAATCACATGTAGAGTTTAATTATCATTTTAATAATGAGTCTGAAATTCCCCAGGATCAGAACTTTGTTCTGGATATTGATCTGGATTATTTTTCTTGTGCAGGAAACCCTAATGAAAATAAGGAAATATATATTGAAATCACCAGGGATGAGTTTGAAGAATTTAATGAAAATCCGTATCACCGGTTAAAATTCCTGATACCCAGGGTTTCTACTCTTTTTAATGATGGCCAATATTATTATGTATTCAATCAATACGACGAATTATATCCCAGTCAGCTCCTTAAGGATGAAGACGTTATCAGAGATCGAATTAATTCTTTTTGTGAGTCCTTAAAGGTGAAAAATGTTCGGCCATTAATGATCGATATCTGTCGCTCAAAACATAGTGGTTATACTCACGCTGATCAATGCCAGTTAATCGAAGATCTACTGCTGGAGGGCTTGCATAAATTATTTGAAATGGAAATAATTCATATTAATGAACTTGAATTAACAAAAGTCGATTATATATAA
- a CDS encoding TonB-dependent receptor, with protein MCIRNYVNLKKWHLLLVIQILIVSIVKGQSQPAISGSVVSEGKPVELATIKYRKIGVDSLSTAFTTQRGLFSLPCEINQKYKIEILYIGLQKYTSDTILVRDGAGVNLGVINLIGGATSLKQVSIVSKKPLVVKKIDRLVIDVENNPFSPGTNFIDLLSMSPGVRVDAKENIRVQGKKGVVIYINNRPSNLSGDQLTQFLSTLPSDNIKNFEIITTPPSSYNAAGTSAILNINLRRPLSDGIAHRFSGSMTKGDNFENNLGYNIDVKKNKLSFYLNTNFSNPKRSDVGTAYRRFITQDGTTYFDENSNSFSRKKNYSFLGGAEYLIDKKNIIQLTVNGYLGRNKSLFSSETVVSDEQYKRDSLFKTFNTTSVNTQRLGGNVNYISKKLLMNGDVVFNYDYLRFSSKRELTNISQFYTNDLINTRNEQNLTINPLDIDINILSLDYTKEIDSTQSVEAGFRSSFVENKNRSEFNDFLNGGYVFNQTKSDHFIYNENINSVYGSWSKKWNTWSIKAGLRFENTHVKGNSLASNLVNNRTLSQFFPSFFAQKKVGENEYYFSYGKRIQRPNYQSLNPFRFYYGPYNYTVGNPYLNPEITNQFEIGAVLPRIISLSAGFSRTRDVIQSEYTTQDDITKITTSSTINLSRYDRYFLSANAEQSVNSWYKVSESLDSYIDIYHPDIENIKITRSQPAFDFNLTNAFTFDKYLVQLQGSFSSVFIDAQTTYKPSGYVNLAIKRSLFGKKAFLFLRMTDLFKTQYSRGAVDFQNQFFNTTSRQDSRRIALSFQYNISNGKVKSRKTLELNEDVKKRTN; from the coding sequence ATGTGTATTAGAAATTATGTAAACTTAAAGAAATGGCATTTATTATTGGTAATACAAATTCTGATAGTTTCGATCGTTAAAGGGCAGTCTCAGCCGGCAATCAGCGGAAGTGTGGTTAGTGAGGGAAAACCTGTTGAATTGGCTACTATTAAATATCGAAAGATTGGTGTGGATAGTTTAAGTACGGCCTTCACAACTCAGCGTGGTTTGTTTTCTCTTCCTTGTGAAATCAATCAAAAATATAAAATTGAAATTCTATACATCGGACTCCAGAAGTATACTTCTGATACCATTTTGGTGCGTGATGGGGCAGGCGTTAATCTTGGTGTAATTAATCTGATTGGGGGGGCGACATCACTGAAACAAGTGAGTATAGTTTCTAAGAAGCCATTAGTCGTTAAAAAGATTGACAGATTAGTTATTGATGTCGAAAATAATCCTTTTTCTCCAGGAACTAACTTTATCGATCTATTGTCTATGAGTCCTGGAGTCAGAGTCGATGCTAAGGAAAACATCCGGGTGCAAGGCAAAAAAGGTGTGGTGATCTATATTAATAATCGTCCGTCAAATCTTAGTGGAGACCAGCTGACACAATTCTTAAGTACTCTGCCTTCAGATAATATTAAAAATTTTGAAATAATAACTACACCTCCATCAAGCTATAATGCGGCAGGAACCTCAGCCATCTTAAATATTAATCTAAGACGTCCGTTATCTGATGGAATAGCGCATAGATTTAGTGGGAGTATGACCAAGGGGGATAATTTTGAGAATAACTTAGGTTATAATATCGATGTCAAAAAAAACAAGCTTTCATTTTACTTGAATACAAATTTTTCAAATCCTAAGAGGAGTGATGTAGGGACGGCATACAGGAGGTTTATTACGCAGGATGGAACAACCTATTTTGATGAAAATAGCAACTCGTTTTCAAGAAAGAAAAATTACAGTTTTTTAGGGGGCGCTGAATATTTAATCGACAAAAAGAATATTATTCAGTTGACCGTTAATGGATATCTGGGGCGTAATAAGTCATTATTTAGTTCTGAGACAGTTGTGTCAGATGAGCAATATAAGCGTGACTCTCTTTTTAAAACCTTTAATACTACCAGTGTCAATACACAAAGATTAGGAGGTAATGTTAATTATATCTCAAAAAAACTATTGATGAATGGAGATGTGGTTTTTAATTATGATTACCTGAGATTCTCTTCAAAGAGAGAGCTGACTAACATTTCACAATTTTATACAAATGATCTCATTAACACCAGAAATGAGCAAAATTTAACCATTAATCCGTTAGATATCGATATTAATATCCTGAGTCTTGACTATACGAAAGAGATTGATAGTACACAGTCTGTTGAAGCAGGATTCAGAAGTAGCTTTGTTGAAAATAAAAACAGATCTGAATTTAACGATTTTCTAAATGGAGGATATGTCTTCAATCAAACCAAAAGTGATCACTTTATTTATAATGAAAATATTAATTCAGTTTATGGGTCATGGTCTAAAAAATGGAATACATGGAGTATAAAAGCGGGATTAAGATTTGAGAATACACATGTGAAAGGCAATTCACTGGCATCAAATTTAGTTAACAACAGAACGTTGTCTCAGTTTTTTCCTTCATTCTTTGCTCAGAAGAAGGTCGGGGAAAATGAGTACTATTTTTCCTATGGAAAAAGGATTCAAAGGCCGAATTATCAATCTTTAAACCCTTTTAGATTTTATTATGGACCGTATAATTATACTGTTGGAAACCCATATCTGAATCCGGAAATAACAAATCAATTTGAAATTGGTGCAGTTCTACCACGAATAATCAGTCTTTCTGCAGGCTTTAGCCGAACCCGTGATGTGATCCAGAGTGAATATACAACCCAGGATGATATTACTAAAATCACAACTTCCAGTACAATTAACCTGAGTCGTTACGACCGCTATTTTTTAAGTGCAAATGCAGAGCAATCAGTCAATTCCTGGTATAAAGTGTCTGAGTCTCTTGATTCTTATATTGATATTTATCATCCTGATATAGAGAATATCAAGATAACCAGGAGCCAGCCTGCATTTGATTTCAACTTGACGAATGCTTTTACTTTTGATAAGTATCTCGTTCAGCTTCAGGGTAGTTTTAGTTCGGTCTTCATTGATGCTCAAACTACTTATAAGCCTTCTGGTTATGTTAATCTCGCTATAAAAAGAAGTTTATTTGGTAAAAAGGCATTTTTATTTCTACGAATGACCGACTTATTTAAGACCCAGTACTCAAGAGGTGCAGTTGATTTTCAAAATCAATTTTTTAACACGACCAGCAGACAGGATTCACGTCGTATTGCATTATCGTTTCAGTATAATATTAGTAACGGAAAGGTTAAGTCCAGGAAAACTTTAGAATTGAATGAAGATGTGAAAAAAAGGACTAATTAG
- a CDS encoding bifunctional alpha,alpha-trehalose-phosphate synthase (UDP-forming)/trehalose-phosphatase has translation MSLIIVSNRLPITCTEENGHLNFKKSMGGLAVGLKAWMTSSNNENEDCLWVGWPGSSFKEEQQAAVKNTLLQEHNCYPVFLEKTEIDEFYLGFCNKILWPLFHYFTAKAEIKYSYWERYKRVNELFAKELAQIVKEGDTIWIHDYHLLLLPQLLRNLVPNILIGFFLHIPFPSYEIFRVLPTHWRRDILNGMLGADVIGFHTNDYTNHFKQCILKTLGHEIPKSEILLNQRLIKMDCFPMNIDFATFHQAAKTSENKKGTSKLKKVFHNNKIVLSIDRLDYTKGIKNRLLAFQHFLSKYPEWIGKVNLLLIVVPSRTEISSYKRMKEEIDELVGKINGNFSVTNWAPISYQYKEMSFKELVMLYSASDIALITPLRDGMNLIAKEYIASKIDNSGVLILSEMAGASHELLEAEIINPYDIEEISHTLYKSLNYDLEELTKRSQIMQSRLKNYDVCMWAKDFLNEVFEMEEKNKRLKQKVLNAKIKLQYFADFFSSKKRLLLFDYDGTLVPFSKYPELAKPKTDLIHTLNILDSFPETTVVILSGRDKKTLETWFRKSNFDFVAEHGSSIKKNNKWISKTADASWKEIVLGILNNYTSKLPGAMIEEKEYSIVWHYRNTDTELSKIRKDALFDELSKTADELSISVSDEVKSLEIRNLSVSKKSALPEWLKSNYDFISYVGDDLSDEEVFGILPETAYTIKVGLQDTKAHFKVDNNEEILALIRELSLEIKDALPVSIEH, from the coding sequence ATGAGCTTAATAATTGTATCAAATAGACTTCCAATTACTTGTACTGAAGAAAATGGACATTTAAACTTTAAAAAAAGTATGGGTGGACTGGCTGTGGGATTAAAAGCCTGGATGACCAGTTCAAATAATGAAAATGAAGATTGTTTATGGGTAGGGTGGCCTGGTTCATCATTTAAAGAAGAACAGCAAGCAGCTGTTAAGAATACTTTGCTACAAGAGCACAATTGTTATCCTGTTTTTCTGGAGAAAACTGAAATCGATGAATTTTACCTGGGATTTTGTAACAAAATTCTTTGGCCTTTATTTCACTATTTTACTGCTAAAGCAGAAATCAAGTATAGTTATTGGGAACGATACAAAAGAGTTAATGAATTATTTGCGAAAGAACTTGCCCAAATAGTAAAAGAAGGTGATACTATCTGGATACATGATTATCATCTTTTATTGCTTCCACAATTGTTAAGAAATCTGGTCCCAAATATTTTAATTGGCTTTTTCCTGCATATACCTTTCCCATCTTATGAAATATTCAGGGTATTACCCACGCATTGGAGAAGAGATATTCTGAATGGTATGCTTGGGGCAGATGTAATAGGATTTCATACAAACGATTACACAAACCATTTTAAGCAATGTATTTTGAAAACATTAGGGCATGAGATACCTAAAAGCGAAATATTGCTTAATCAGCGTCTGATTAAAATGGATTGTTTCCCTATGAATATTGATTTTGCAACATTTCATCAGGCTGCAAAAACCAGTGAAAATAAAAAAGGTACCAGTAAACTTAAAAAGGTCTTCCATAATAATAAAATAGTATTATCAATTGACAGACTCGATTATACAAAAGGTATTAAAAATCGGCTTTTGGCTTTTCAGCACTTTCTCAGTAAATATCCGGAATGGATTGGAAAAGTTAATTTACTTCTCATTGTAGTTCCGTCCCGGACGGAGATTTCCAGCTATAAAAGGATGAAGGAAGAGATTGATGAGTTGGTAGGGAAAATAAATGGAAATTTTAGCGTTACAAACTGGGCTCCTATTTCTTATCAATATAAGGAGATGTCATTTAAAGAGCTGGTTATGCTGTACAGCGCTTCGGACATTGCTTTAATAACCCCATTGAGAGATGGAATGAATTTAATTGCCAAAGAGTATATCGCGTCAAAAATTGATAATTCTGGAGTGTTGATATTAAGTGAAATGGCAGGTGCCAGTCATGAGTTGCTGGAAGCGGAGATTATAAATCCGTATGATATAGAAGAGATATCCCATACTTTATATAAATCATTAAATTATGATTTAGAAGAACTAACCAAACGGAGTCAGATTATGCAATCGCGTTTGAAGAATTATGATGTCTGTATGTGGGCCAAAGACTTCCTGAATGAAGTTTTTGAGATGGAAGAAAAGAATAAAAGGTTAAAACAAAAGGTACTGAATGCTAAAATAAAACTTCAGTACTTTGCTGATTTTTTTAGCTCTAAAAAACGGTTGCTACTCTTTGATTATGATGGGACACTGGTTCCTTTCAGTAAATATCCTGAGTTGGCTAAGCCCAAAACAGATCTTATTCATACACTTAATATTTTAGACTCTTTTCCAGAAACCACCGTGGTAATATTAAGCGGAAGAGACAAAAAAACTCTTGAAACATGGTTCAGGAAATCAAATTTTGATTTTGTAGCGGAACACGGGTCTTCGATAAAAAAGAATAATAAATGGATCTCGAAAACAGCAGATGCTTCCTGGAAGGAAATAGTATTGGGAATTTTAAACAATTATACTTCGAAATTACCCGGAGCTATGATTGAAGAGAAAGAATACTCGATTGTCTGGCACTATAGAAATACTGATACAGAGCTAAGCAAAATAAGAAAAGATGCCTTGTTTGATGAGTTGAGTAAGACAGCTGATGAACTAAGTATAAGTGTTTCTGATGAGGTTAAGTCTTTAGAAATAAGAAATTTAAGTGTTAGTAAGAAAAGTGCTCTGCCTGAATGGTTGAAAAGTAATTATGATTTTATTTCTTATGTAGGAGATGATTTGAGCGATGAGGAAGTATTCGGGATTTTGCCTGAAACTGCTTATACTATTAAAGTAGGACTTCAGGATACGAAGGCGCACTTTAAAGTCGATAATAATGAAGAAATCCTGGCATTAATTCGGGAATTAAGCCTGGAAATTAAGGATGCTCTGCCAGTCAGCATAGAACATTAA
- a CDS encoding thioesterase II family protein, translating into MEINLFCFPFAGGSKYSYQEYLKYTNNCVKIISVEYPGRGTRIRESLLKDIEDIVEDVYSKIKDELSQPYAFYGHSMGSIIAYLLTKKIIENGDSLPVHLFLTGRGGPSAIFSDSPKYLLPENEFITELNKMGGSSDEVLNNKELMSFFEPIIRADFQALETYRYKETLPFDIPVSVMIGQEENIVFGDAQTWQKETTKEIDIKVFPGNHFFINDYPAEIMQIILEKLSA; encoded by the coding sequence ATGGAAATAAATTTATTCTGTTTCCCCTTTGCAGGGGGAAGTAAATATTCCTATCAGGAATATTTAAAGTACACTAATAATTGTGTTAAGATTATATCCGTTGAATACCCAGGCCGGGGTACAAGAATTAGGGAAAGTCTTTTAAAAGATATTGAAGATATTGTAGAGGATGTATACAGTAAAATAAAAGATGAATTAAGTCAACCTTATGCCTTTTATGGGCATAGTATGGGGAGTATAATAGCATATCTGTTAACCAAAAAAATAATCGAAAATGGTGATTCTTTACCTGTTCATCTTTTTTTAACAGGTCGGGGTGGGCCATCTGCTATTTTTTCAGACTCCCCAAAATATCTGCTTCCTGAAAATGAGTTCATTACAGAGCTGAATAAAATGGGAGGAAGTTCTGATGAGGTATTGAACAATAAAGAGCTGATGAGTTTTTTTGAACCCATTATAAGAGCTGATTTTCAGGCCCTGGAGACTTACAGGTATAAAGAAACTTTGCCTTTTGATATACCTGTTTCAGTAATGATAGGGCAGGAAGAGAATATTGTTTTTGGCGATGCACAAACCTGGCAAAAGGAAACTACAAAAGAAATTGATATAAAAGTATTCCCGGGTAATCATTTTTTTATCAATGATTATCCCGCTGAAATTATGCAGATAATTCTGGAAAAATTATCTGCATAA